The genomic interval AAAATTAGTCTTATTGTACTATTTATAGTCATAAAATGTACTACTTCAAAGACCACATGATGGGTTCTTAATTGTTACTCATTGTATACAATAAAATCACTATTTTAATATCTACATAATTGTTACCTATTATGTACATTAATGCTCtccttattttgtttttgtttccaAAAGGTTTGGGTGACTTGCCTGTGTCATGATTTTGGgttcttttcctcttttgttCTTGGGAAGATTTTTGGCCAAGGTCAGGAGCTCTTGCTTGTATTGAAGGGGGACTCCTATCTCTTGCGAGAAATGAATGAATACGCttcttacttttcaaaaaaaaaataatgttatttactaagtgttttagaatttattcttgagtatttgtttcttttagcTTTATATATAGAGTTTTTacaattcattttaaaaaacaaagatttttgaaactagtgcaaatatattttcaacgTCTCCCTAATTCTCTTCTCTCCTCCACCTATTCTCTATTTATTCTCAGTTTACTCTATCGATCACCTATTCTCAGTTTAATTTACCGCCCGCCTGTTCTCTATCTATTCTTAGCTTTGGCTCTActacttgttttttttctacctatttttaactttaatcTACCGTTCATCTATTCTCTTCCACTTATTATAACACCTAGTACCTTAGAGACTACCCCATATTCCTCTTTGCCATCTCTGATATATACTGTTACTTATTTGCAACACTTCCTAATCTCTCCCTATACAGTTTGTTAAGTTGTTACGGTAAAAATTGGTCATTCTTATTAGATAAAAAGTTTTGTCAGCAAAGTGAACATATTTACATTTTAAGTCGGTAAGAGACAAACTTGTTTTGTTGTGAAGGAATATCAACTTCAAAATTAATGCTGCTTCAAATTAGGTCCCAGTTTGATATTCTATctagtttttatgatttatgaaCAGGGAATCGCATTGATCAACTCCAGTAAAAACATTAAACGTTAATCTTCAGCTTATCTTTGGCCAtgaagattaaataaaaaagaaaagaaagattctTCAGCTTATCAGAGTTTACCTTGTGTGGATCCCGTAATGTATTTTGCATATCGATATTTCTGCACAGcaaataatcacttaaagtaGAGGGCGGAAAGAAAAACTACTACTACTGTTTTCTATATGCAAATATGAAATTGGCTTAGGTTTGGCCTAATGATTATAACCCTCCTTAAAATGATTGAGGTTCAGAGTTCAAATCTCCACTCCAACCTTGTAATTTCCAATACGTACACCTAAAAAAAGACCAGTATATAGTATAAAACTTATTTACCTGCAAATGACTTTTGACTTGAAGGACTGTCAACCCATTTGATTCCATTAGCTTCAGTATTGCCCTTGGTGTTGCCTCTATGATTCATCGAAATGTTAATGAATATTAATAAGGGAACATtccatgttttttttttttggtacatAAAGTAGAAACAatctttcttgttttattCAAGCAGCAAAACTTtgcttataaaattaaaaactgcTTACTCTCCGCACCACCAAGGAGATTGACGCAATTGACAAACTTCTTATGAAGTTCTACCGTccattttattcttgttttgaTGTTTGAAGGCCTTCCTCCGGAGGAAACAGAGCTAGCACGAGTTCCAGAAATCCTGGAAATGTTTGGATATTGCTGTTCTGGTCGAGAAGAGCATAAGCTAATAACCTGTGTTGATGCAAAATTAAGTTATAATGaacaaatttattttccttacGAAACCAATCATGAATAAAGAAATGCCCATAATGAAGAACAATATTTAATGGAAGACAAGATCACTTGCTTTGGAGTTGCGGGTTGCCTCAGCAAGCAACTTGCCATGGTCAAGTGAAAGAAGGCTTCCCTGCTGCGACCAATAACTTTTACCATTAGACTTCTCAGTGAATCTTTGACATTGGTTCCTCCAAAGATGAGGATTCACGATCGACAGCAAGGTGTCTTTTGCTTGATTAATGGTGGGTATAGCTTCGTATCCTGGCGCTTGGGGTTCATCACTGTCACGCTCTGCTAGTTGGAAATCGATGTGGCTCTTACTTTGATCAGTTGCACAGAAAGCAGAAGCCAGTTGCTCCAAAGGGGTGGTGGGGGTGGTGACTGAATGTAATACAAGACGCTTTTGTTTTGGCTGTGATGAAGCTCCATCCATGCCTGCTGCCGCTTGACTCCAATACCCCGCTTTACTGAATTAAAGCTGCTGCAATCAATGTTCTGATTCTTCAATAAAGCTTGATGGAAACAATGACCTATGTTCAGCCAGGTGTTGGTTTCTCTAACTTCCCACACTTAATTGATTGTCAATGTTTCAGTCTTacaatatctttatttttttaagtatttaattaaatgataaatatatgtattcaattttttaaattaaagaaattcaaaactctaaattttatagaaaatgaggaaaaatgcatttgctttttttttattagagaCCTTGCCTTGGGCATTTAGGAAGGTACTCTTGTAGCCATTGAAAGCTTCTATATGTAATTGTGATGCGGCAGAATGTTTGTTGTCTGATCCTCATCATCTTATCGGtcacaagaaaacaaaattcaataaaaaattgacaaaacaTATACTTATTTCTTGGATGTATGGAATGGACCCAAAGCAAATAGTAATCATTTCTGCTGTACTGGAGAAAGGGTCAGTCCAAATATCATCAGACCACTATTTTACAACTTCAACATTGTCAACTTTGTCGATGCATTCCATAATTAAAGCTCcatcaaataataaatattcatattttaggaaatcaaaaaagtaaaacaaaGATAACCctgtttttgaaatattttcttttaaagccCTGCATTTTTATCGTTGGGAATTAGGAGGTGTGGGATTGATATAGATATGGGGTTCATTGAATTGGGACATCTTTTAGATTCACTGAATGGGGACATGTTATTTGCATTTCggaaacattaaaaaaaaaaaaaacaaaaacaaaaacatcatCAGATTTCAACTAGCttttgtaaattaattttctcaatGATAGGATAATGTAATCATGTGCCAATTGcgtttaaaaataaattccaAAGAGTGGTTTGGACAGCGGAATGTTGATGAGTCGCTTTGtttcaatttcaaattctAATCGCTTTGAGTTAATTGGACAACTGAACTGGTGACCCCTGGAAGCAAAGACAACTGGTGAAAGAAGCTGATCAACTGTCTTGGAGTATTGTTTGgttgttaattaattgacGGAATATTAATCAACCTTCTTACTGTTGTGCTAATTGGTGCAATATTAGTGTAAAATATAATGGTGTTTTCTGATGAATTGAAGTATACCTtaaaattgatagttttattaattattttttattatttgtctttttctttcaatattatatatattttttgtaaaaaaaaatataaataataaatatatcaaCCAACTAAGGCTTAGGAACATATATTGTTATAGATATTTTCCCTTCCAaacaaacttttttatttacataaacttcaaaaatatatagttgTAATAAAGGATTCAACGTGTTTTCGAGTTTCAATATATGGCTTTAAaggtatataaaaattaacaatatttaAGAACTTGactttataataaatatacatGTATCTGTTTATTAAAAAACTATATGAATTCAAATCCTATTTTCTTCAAACTGTacttgttaaaaaaaaaaaagagggcaAAAATTACCATAGTcattttatgtaaaattaaaattttcagttGGTTTTTTTAGGTTATTATtatatcttttaatatatgaatatatatatatatatatatatatatgttatattctTTCTAAATGgtcattaattttaatatagaTGAAGTATTCCTTAAAGACAAAACGTTGTGGGCTAAGACAAAACCACAATAAATTCAACGTCCGAATGAAAAGAATCTCTGAAAAAGAAGCTTTATCTTTGGACAGCTGGATCATTTGAATCAGCTTGCTATGCATATAATAAtagaattatatatatatggaaattCCTTTACGACCTAATTGAAAGATGGCAATGAATTACCACATTATTGCAATGACTCCATTGAGAACATGGCAAATAATGACGACATTCAGATTGTACTAAACTACAAAAATATAAGGGCTCCGTCCATCTACAAGTCTTGGTAAGAAGGGTTTATTGGTCATGGCAGGGTCACCAATTGCTAGTAGATGTGGATATCTACAACTATATGTGAGCTTGTTGTGACAAACATAAAAGCGACAGACCAGAAAATAAAGAACACGTAGGCATTCATCAATTTATGTGATTcaatcattatatatatatatatatatatatatatatatatatatatatctgaaAAAATGTGACAGAAATTCggtacaaaaaagaaagaagaatcaCTTATTAATTAAGGTTTCGATTACTAATTAGTTTCTATTTTTATCCTTtgctttttgttatatatatgtctGTTTTTCTTatgtatttttcatttattttttaattcatttttgaataaataataaaaaataaaaatagtagtTAAACATAATGAAACTAATCtttgaaaaacaaatattaataatattattgaaCAAAAGAGTTCTTTTTCcattaagaaattcataatttcatgGTAACCTAGTGACCATTGATTAACATGAGAAATCATTTAATTTGCCCAAATGTTTGCCTCAtgataaaattgataaaaCTAGTAGTCTTGAATATAATCCGGGCATGTTTTGATTAAACTAAAatagaaatcaaggaaacctTTTAACATTTCATCATTAATATTGCCATTGTCAAGTCGTGTTAACTTTGGAATTgattagaatttaaaatcttatttaactAACATTTTAGTTTGTGTATAACAACAagtaattatatattattaaactttttatcacATTGAGTCTTAATTCTATTCTACTTTGaacttttatattataaaagcCAATCTCTAAACTTTAGAACTATAATGGTGATTTGGGGGGCCTTAGAGAGGGAATACCTTCTAACTTTATCTTTCACACTCATTGGAGCTAGAGTGAGTGTGGGTGAGTGTTCTTATGAGAATATTAAGAAAGGATGGACAATGGGTTTTTGGGTTGGTTTGGGAAATCATTGAAAGAGATTTTATtgtactttaatttttcaatagtAGAAGAATTATTTCACTCTATAGACATAAGCAAGAGGTTAAAtcatgtaaatttttgtatttttctttgggtttcatttttgttgtttggacaattttcataacaaatTGGTGTTAAAGTTTCAAGTTAAGTCAATCAAGATTCAATAAGGATGTGAAAAGTTACTAGTTTTacaaatttcttaattaagaAGTTTGATAGGAATACTAGTTTCACATATTGGtaatgaaagatgaaagattTCTTTGTATAGCAAGACTTGATGCGGGTTTTGCtaggaaagaagaaagggcAAGCATGAATGATATTGAATTGGTAGAGTTAGAAGAAATGTATATTATCACTTTTCAGCTTTGCATCAAGGATAACATATTTAACCATGTTATTAATGAGGAATTTGCTCTAGAATTGTTTGTAAAATTGGAGAAGATTTATTTGACAAAAAGCCTTTTCAACAAGTTTAAGTGAAAGTTGTATCGCTTGAAGATGGAGGAGAATGGAGACCGTATGAAGTATATGAACAAGTTCAATAagataattgattaattgaaGAAGGTTGAAATGAAGGTGGAGGAAGAAGAGAAGGCACTATTGCTCCTCATATCTCTTCTAAACTTTTATAAGGTATTTGTGAAATTTCTGATTTGCAGAAAGGATATAGTAATATTAGAACAAGAAAAAACAGCGTCAATGTCCCATGAAGCTGAAAGAAAAGTAAGGAAGGGGTAAAGATTCAACTAACTCCGCATTAGTAGAGGTTTGGAAGAGTAACCAACAAGAGATTTAAGGGTAGGAAGTTTAGATCCAGTAAtgttcaatattttcaaagcaaAAAGGTATGAAACTTATTAGAAGGGATTGTCTTACAAAAGAGGATGAAAGTAACAGGAATGAAGGTGAGTATGTTTTCATTGCTGATACTGATATTTGTGCGGTTCTTACAATCTCAGAAGATATGTATACAAATTCTAGTGATAGTTGGTATTTAAATTTTGCTTTTGTCACATACTTATACTCCCAaaaaagattattttgatttacttcaagaagcgatggtcaaaattttaagttggGTGATAAGTCAATTGTAAAGGTCATGGCTTTTGGAGTTGTGagaatcaaaatatttgatgGGGTTGTGTGCTCTCTGGATAGTATGGCCTAAGTTCAAAAATGTGtaacaatttaatattattgaGCCTATTAGACTCTAAAGAGCATGGATTTTCTACCCGTGTTGTAGTGATAAAAATCCCACTAAACGACATGGTATTGATGAGAAGGAATTTGCATAATGGTTTGTATCCTTTAAAAGCTGAGGCCTCGAATGGATGGGAGTAGTGCACACAGGATGGTAGCTATTGAAGTGAGATTCATTTACGAGGAAGTGATGTAAGGTTTGCTTGGTGTAAAACCAAAGTGAGATTTCATTGACTACAAATAGGTGATGAAAGGTTCACTTGGGGTAGAAGATTGTGAAAAGATCAAAATCTTGTCAGTGTTAGTGAATAAGAGGGTTTGTCGAGGTCCCTCTTTGAATTCAATTAGTACCATTAACTTAATGGCTACACATGTGCTTTGGAAGTTTGTGGAATTAGGTTTTGAACCATACTTGATTTGTTATATGTAGTCAAGTGATTTTGAAAGCTAATGATTTGGAAAGTTTTGTACTTGAAGAGTTTTTGAATGAGTTCAAAAGTAGATGGAGTTTAAAGAGTAGCAATTGGATGTAATTTGAGGAAGAAGTTTAAAGAGTTTGaatttaagtaaaaaatataaatttattaagttttgagttgactaaaatttaaatttttatttgattaggatttcaATTTATATACAATATTGAGTAGTTGTATaatattaaactttttatttcacattaaatcttaattctattttattttaaacttttatacgAGTCACTAAGTCTCTAAACTTTAGCAGTGTAGTGGTGCTCTTGAAAAACACAAAGAGAGAACACCTTGAAATCTAAAAATACCTTCCAACAAGAATAGCCCAATCCGTGGAAGcccatattttaaataattatttgtattcattttatattttattatatcctgtttttgtttttgtttattttgcaATATGAACCCATCATATAAGGTTCAAATGGCACATTAATTAAATCCCAATAACAAACTGGGTTCTGAGGCCCAATCAATAAATTGGCTTTCACGCTTGACGGATCAAATTGTAAGCTCCAAATTAAAGCAAGTTCAAATA from Theobroma cacao cultivar B97-61/B2 chromosome 5, Criollo_cocoa_genome_V2, whole genome shotgun sequence carries:
- the LOC18599085 gene encoding myb family transcription factor PHL5; this translates as MDGASSQPKQKRLVLHSVTTPTTPLEQLASAFCATDQSKSHIDFQLAERDSDEPQAPGYEAIPTINQAKDTLLSIVNPHLWRNQCQRFTEKSNGKSYWSQQGSLLSLDHGKLLAEATRNSKASDLVISLCSSRPEQQYPNISRISGTRASSVSSGGRPSNIKTRIKWTVELHKKFVNCVNLLGGAEKATPRAILKLMESNGLTVLQVKSHLQKYRYAKYITGSTQAKPDQGVDDDDLPMLYLKSGMQVKEILQMQLEVQRHLCEQLEIQQNLQQAIQEQGKQIQMMLEQLKKTNKA